In Polynucleobacter sp. es-EL-1, the following are encoded in one genomic region:
- a CDS encoding metalloregulator ArsR/SmtB family transcription factor, giving the protein MPKQKSTFKQKLYEQFAKLGKALGSEVRLELIELIIQCPTAVEDLAKKVKLPIANVSQHLQVLKQVGIVNTIRQGKSIVYEIADSDVIDLFLKLQGVGQRHIEEVDSLVNKYLTSRDSLEGMPVNQVLKLAKRGEITLLDVRPSEEYAHSHLEGALNITLEELEERLGDFPKSKTIVAYCRGTYCVLSYEAVKRLREKGFKAVRAEDGIPNWLNMNLKLAKQDE; this is encoded by the coding sequence ATGCCTAAACAAAAATCTACTTTCAAGCAAAAACTTTACGAACAGTTCGCCAAACTAGGCAAAGCCCTTGGTTCTGAAGTTCGCCTAGAGCTTATTGAGCTCATTATTCAGTGCCCCACAGCGGTAGAAGACTTAGCAAAGAAGGTCAAACTACCGATTGCCAATGTCTCTCAGCACCTACAAGTACTCAAACAAGTGGGCATTGTGAACACGATCAGACAAGGTAAATCCATTGTTTATGAAATAGCAGACTCTGATGTCATTGATTTGTTCTTAAAGCTACAAGGTGTTGGGCAACGCCACATTGAAGAAGTTGATAGCCTCGTTAATAAGTACCTCACCTCGCGCGATAGCTTAGAAGGCATGCCAGTTAATCAAGTACTTAAATTAGCTAAGCGTGGAGAAATCACGCTTTTAGATGTGCGACCTAGTGAAGAGTATGCTCACTCTCATCTAGAAGGGGCGCTCAATATCACCCTTGAAGAGTTAGAAGAGCGCCTAGGCGACTTCCCGAAATCTAAAACGATTGTTGCTTACTGTAGGGGCACTTATTGCGTACTGTCTTATGAAGCTGTAAAGCGCCTCAGAGAAAAAGGATTTAAGGCAGTACGAGCAGAAGATGGCATACCCAATTGGCTCAATATGAATTTGAAGCTAGCTAAACAAGACGAGTAG
- a CDS encoding energy transducer TonB, with product MLPLNRLIQTPQSAFKSAIILSLALHVCFLLLWAPSTAKPLKKIKDDVVVIKLNEPQEKQEPVNIQKNQTLTTKAPATQAAPNAPTAEEWAFASTYTLKNSKGYRHTWGKQVRSMMGTAVEGVDQGQVRFRIEIAPNGSITRVETLWKTSDKAEVLARKAIYSMPPPPPTPTGKPLIFEKTISFSPFATDDTPIYSDDCLPDPPSFNNPFAWDGKSPQEIKQNKPAEKLSPEALAECLKQLPQDSIEGVAAHNQRQLDQWGSSNLNQRK from the coding sequence TTGCTCCCTCTTAATCGCCTTATTCAAACGCCACAGTCTGCTTTTAAGTCGGCAATTATTTTATCTTTGGCTTTACACGTTTGCTTTCTGCTTTTATGGGCTCCATCAACAGCAAAGCCGCTAAAAAAAATTAAAGATGATGTCGTTGTTATCAAGCTGAACGAGCCGCAAGAAAAGCAAGAGCCCGTCAACATTCAAAAGAATCAAACGCTCACAACGAAAGCTCCGGCAACACAAGCCGCCCCAAATGCCCCAACAGCAGAAGAGTGGGCTTTTGCCTCAACATACACATTAAAAAATAGTAAAGGCTACAGACACACTTGGGGTAAGCAAGTGCGTAGCATGATGGGAACAGCTGTTGAAGGTGTCGATCAAGGACAAGTGAGATTTAGAATCGAGATTGCTCCAAATGGCAGCATCACTAGAGTTGAAACACTTTGGAAGACATCTGATAAAGCAGAGGTGCTGGCTCGCAAAGCCATTTATTCAATGCCACCGCCACCACCCACGCCAACTGGTAAACCACTCATCTTTGAAAAGACAATTTCATTTTCACCATTTGCTACTGATGACACACCCATTTACAGCGATGATTGCTTACCTGATCCTCCATCATTTAATAATCCCTTTGCTTGGGATGGCAAATCGCCACAAGAGATTAAACAAAATAAGCCTGCCGAAAAGCTCAGTCCTGAAGCATTAGCAGAGTGCCTCAAACAATTACCTCAAGATTCTATTGAAGGTGTGGCCGCCCATAATCAGAGACAACTGGATCAATGGGGGTCAAGCAATCTGAATCAAAGAAAGTAG
- a CDS encoding efflux RND transporter permease subunit, protein MFTWLLDFSLKNRMIVILLSAISMVYGAYTLSKMPVDVFPDLNKPTVTIMTEAGGMASEEVEQLITFPLETAMNGLPGVEAIRSVSSAGLSFIYVTFDWSVDIYRARQMVSERLSSMDGAIPDGIVSRMGPISSIMGEIMQIAIPIDESKISSMQVREYADWVLRPRLMAIPGVAQVIPIGGQVRQFQVQPNTRRMAELGLSILQIEDALRGYSANTSGGFLESNNREYLIRHIGRTSSLEDLKNIAVSNRNGQTILLRQVADITFAPAVKRGDAGYEGGPAVILGVQKQPSADTVVLTKKIESAIAELKQGLPTGMEAPKVTFRQASFIDASISTLEGKLIGASIFVAVVLYFFLGTIRPVLISLTAIPVSILLTALVFKYFGLSINTMTLGGLAIAIGGLVDDAVVDVENVIRRLRANLDKASLDQLSPLAIVRAASLEVRTGIIYATAIIVLVFIPLFALPGIEGRLFVPLGIAFIVSTLASLLVSVTITPVLCFYLLPSMQSLRDHDTKIVTWLKSHYEFQLSRLLAAPKKPLMYAFASVIVAAASVPFMASSFLPPFNEGTLLIGLRLNPGVSLSESAGLASQAEKLVRQVPEVTYVGRRSGRAELDEHAEGVHVSELDVGLKPAGDLDRSMSEIQADIRSRLVNLPAAIAIGQPISHRIDHMLSGVRSQIAIKIFGDDLDVLRSQADLLRSKLAGIEGLVDLEIEKQVLAPQIKVRIDYDKAAQYGVSTSQIMATLQGMVEGERLSQIIEGNRRFALVIKLPDSARNLEGLADILIDTPNGKIPLSKIASIEDGDGPNQISRDGGKRRIVLSANASKRALSDIVADIRTVISNQTLPEGYFITLDGQFKAQEEASKVIGLLSIGSFLLMFAVLNNRYKSIRLSLMIMSNIPLAMVGAVIGLWISGQPLSIAALIGFITLAGISVRNGILKISHYLNLMQSEGESFSLAMIIRGSIERLSPVLMTALVTAFALAPLLFEAERPGTEILHPVAVVIFSGLLSSTLLDTFLTPAMFWLYGKKASEIALSNMKTNEVF, encoded by the coding sequence ATGTTTACTTGGTTATTAGATTTCAGCTTAAAAAATCGCATGATAGTGATTTTGCTCAGTGCTATATCTATGGTCTATGGTGCTTACACCTTAAGCAAGATGCCTGTGGATGTCTTTCCCGATCTGAATAAGCCTACTGTCACCATCATGACTGAGGCTGGCGGAATGGCTTCAGAAGAAGTTGAACAACTCATTACATTCCCACTCGAAACCGCTATGAATGGTTTACCGGGAGTAGAAGCCATTCGCTCAGTATCTAGTGCTGGCCTTTCTTTCATATACGTTACTTTTGACTGGTCTGTAGACATCTATCGCGCTAGGCAAATGGTTTCAGAAAGACTCTCATCTATGGACGGAGCAATTCCGGATGGCATTGTTTCGCGCATGGGGCCCATTAGTTCAATCATGGGTGAGATCATGCAAATTGCCATTCCGATTGATGAATCTAAGATTTCATCCATGCAGGTTCGCGAGTATGCTGATTGGGTTTTGCGACCCAGATTGATGGCTATCCCCGGGGTAGCGCAAGTCATTCCTATTGGCGGGCAAGTTAGGCAGTTTCAAGTACAACCTAATACTCGTCGTATGGCGGAGCTAGGCCTTAGCATATTGCAGATTGAAGATGCATTGCGGGGCTACTCTGCAAATACGTCTGGTGGATTTCTTGAGTCTAATAATCGTGAGTATCTCATTCGTCATATAGGGCGAACTTCTAGCCTTGAAGATTTAAAGAACATTGCCGTATCGAACCGCAATGGACAAACAATACTTTTAAGACAAGTTGCAGATATTACTTTTGCACCAGCAGTTAAGCGAGGTGATGCCGGTTATGAAGGTGGGCCAGCAGTCATTCTAGGTGTACAAAAACAACCTTCAGCAGATACGGTAGTGCTAACAAAAAAGATTGAATCAGCTATTGCAGAATTAAAGCAGGGCTTGCCAACTGGCATGGAAGCTCCAAAAGTAACATTTAGGCAGGCGAGCTTTATTGATGCATCCATTAGCACTTTAGAGGGTAAGCTCATCGGCGCATCAATCTTTGTTGCTGTAGTGCTGTATTTCTTTTTAGGAACAATTCGCCCGGTCCTCATCTCATTAACAGCAATTCCAGTTTCAATTCTCTTAACTGCCCTGGTTTTTAAGTACTTTGGTTTATCAATTAATACGATGACCTTAGGAGGCTTAGCCATTGCAATCGGCGGCCTAGTTGATGATGCAGTAGTTGATGTGGAAAACGTGATTCGTCGCCTTAGAGCAAATCTAGATAAAGCATCTTTAGATCAATTAAGTCCACTAGCGATTGTGAGAGCCGCCTCGCTTGAGGTAAGGACCGGCATTATCTACGCTACAGCCATCATCGTTTTGGTATTCATCCCATTATTTGCATTACCAGGTATAGAGGGGCGACTATTTGTGCCTTTGGGTATTGCATTTATAGTCTCTACTCTTGCATCACTTTTAGTTTCAGTGACTATCACACCAGTACTCTGCTTTTATCTGCTGCCCTCAATGCAGTCCCTGAGGGATCACGATACAAAGATTGTCACTTGGCTTAAAAGCCATTATGAGTTTCAGTTATCAAGGTTGTTAGCGGCGCCTAAAAAGCCTCTGATGTATGCTTTTGCATCCGTCATCGTAGCTGCTGCCAGTGTTCCCTTTATGGCGAGCTCATTTTTACCGCCCTTTAACGAAGGGACTTTACTGATCGGGCTGCGTTTAAATCCTGGTGTCTCACTCTCTGAATCGGCAGGCCTAGCCAGCCAAGCAGAAAAGTTAGTCAGGCAGGTTCCTGAAGTGACTTATGTTGGACGCAGGAGTGGCCGCGCAGAATTGGATGAGCATGCAGAAGGTGTACATGTGAGTGAGTTAGATGTTGGTTTAAAGCCTGCGGGAGATTTAGATCGCTCCATGTCTGAGATACAGGCAGATATTAGGTCAAGATTAGTTAACTTACCCGCTGCAATTGCAATCGGTCAGCCAATCTCACATCGAATAGATCACATGCTTTCAGGAGTTCGGTCACAAATTGCGATTAAGATTTTTGGAGATGATTTAGACGTGCTGCGTAGCCAAGCCGATCTTTTGAGATCCAAATTAGCGGGCATTGAAGGCTTAGTTGATTTAGAAATAGAAAAGCAGGTTTTAGCACCACAAATTAAGGTGCGAATTGATTACGATAAAGCAGCGCAATACGGAGTTTCAACTTCTCAGATTATGGCCACCTTGCAGGGCATGGTTGAGGGGGAGAGACTCTCGCAAATTATTGAGGGTAATCGACGGTTTGCCTTAGTGATCAAGCTACCAGACTCAGCAAGAAATTTAGAAGGTCTTGCTGATATCTTGATTGATACGCCAAATGGAAAAATCCCACTCTCAAAAATTGCCAGCATTGAGGATGGGGATGGCCCAAATCAAATTAGCAGAGACGGCGGTAAGCGAAGAATTGTCTTATCGGCTAATGCCTCCAAGCGTGCCTTGTCAGATATCGTGGCTGATATTAGAACTGTGATCTCTAATCAGACTCTTCCAGAGGGGTACTTCATTACTCTAGATGGCCAATTTAAAGCGCAAGAAGAGGCATCTAAAGTAATTGGTTTGCTATCAATTGGATCATTTCTTTTGATGTTTGCGGTTTTAAATAATCGCTATAAGTCCATACGCTTATCTTTAATGATTATGTCTAACATTCCATTGGCTATGGTCGGAGCAGTGATTGGTTTATGGATTTCAGGCCAGCCACTCTCGATTGCTGCATTAATAGGATTTATCACGCTAGCAGGAATATCTGTGCGTAACGGAATCTTAAAAATTAGTCATTACCTGAATTTGATGCAGTCAGAGGGTGAATCGTTTAGCCTGGCAATGATTATTCGCGGATCAATTGAGCGCTTAAGTCCTGTACTAATGACAGCTTTGGTCACAGCTTTTGCCTTGGCGCCATTGTTATTTGAAGCAGAGCGTCCTGGTACAGAGATATTGCATCCAGTAGCAGTTGTTATTTTCTCCGGGCTCCTCAGTTCTACCTTATTGGATACTTTTTTAACGCCAGCCATGTTTTGGCTTTACGGGAAAAAAGCATCTGAAATAGCCTTGAGCAATATGAAAACTAACGAAGTATTTTAA
- a CDS encoding efflux RND transporter periplasmic adaptor subunit encodes MNRKHRDFVFRPFILIGLSVALFAFKVHAGPGHGESEVSQVQGDAPKRQSDGSLFIPKPAQRQLHVMTTPGQFGEYAKTYDLAGKVIMDPNFGGKVQAIVAGRITPGPAGFPLPGQKISKGDVLAYVTPEAGPGKSRSLAESRLKRLRDLSDTVPRKTIEEAEAAVANEELRAPVSGIISTTGVVSGQVVQARDLIFEVVNPSKLLIEALAYDSNLSKNIADGKVDVNGKVIELKYLGGGQTLREQALPLTFSAKSDDLQFLPIGQPIRVFVNTDSKVTGVKAPSKSLVKSSSNQTIVWIKKSPEIFEPRTVIYEPLDGQNIVITSGIKDGERVITDGASLINQIR; translated from the coding sequence ATGAATCGCAAACATAGAGATTTTGTATTTCGCCCCTTTATCCTTATTGGTTTATCTGTGGCGCTATTTGCTTTTAAGGTTCATGCTGGGCCGGGTCATGGTGAGTCGGAAGTATCCCAAGTTCAAGGCGACGCTCCGAAAAGACAGTCGGACGGCAGTCTTTTTATTCCCAAGCCTGCGCAACGCCAGTTACACGTGATGACAACTCCTGGCCAGTTCGGCGAATATGCCAAAACCTATGATTTAGCTGGAAAAGTCATCATGGATCCTAACTTTGGCGGTAAGGTGCAAGCGATTGTTGCTGGCCGTATTACGCCGGGACCAGCTGGTTTTCCATTGCCCGGACAGAAGATTAGTAAAGGCGATGTCTTGGCGTATGTAACGCCAGAGGCTGGCCCAGGAAAATCAAGATCACTTGCGGAAAGTCGACTAAAGCGTTTGCGAGATCTTAGCGATACGGTTCCACGTAAGACTATTGAAGAGGCAGAAGCCGCGGTTGCTAATGAAGAATTAAGAGCCCCAGTCAGCGGAATTATTTCTACTACGGGTGTCGTGTCTGGCCAAGTAGTACAAGCAAGAGATCTAATCTTTGAGGTTGTTAATCCATCCAAGCTATTAATAGAAGCGCTTGCCTACGACTCAAATCTGAGTAAGAACATTGCTGATGGCAAAGTGGATGTTAATGGCAAAGTGATTGAGCTCAAGTATCTCGGTGGTGGACAGACCCTCAGAGAGCAAGCCTTGCCTCTTACTTTTTCTGCTAAATCGGATGATCTCCAATTTTTACCCATAGGTCAGCCCATTCGAGTATTTGTAAATACCGATAGCAAGGTCACTGGAGTAAAGGCGCCCTCAAAATCATTAGTCAAAAGCAGCTCGAACCAAACAATTGTCTGGATTAAAAAGTCCCCAGAAATATTTGAGCCCAGAACAGTTATATATGAGCCTTTAGATGGTCAGAACATTGTTATCACTAGCGGTATTAAAGATGGTGAACGAGTCATTACTGATGGGGCATCCCTCATCAATCAAATTCGTTAA
- a CDS encoding TolC family protein: MLREYSGVVRRCVIQFTGLVFILGSPIALANGERKAESALKSFYESSWERQPDYKSYQYRVEAALAKQKIASSLLVSPASVEVSQKTDRTNSNQGASETILGLDIPLWLWNERSSSINLADAEYKKLLSQYYLSQLRVAAEVRDAYWNYQKSKIESDLALRRNENAKSLALDVEKRFKAGDLSRADLHQANGALASSEAFLVEAQANVINAEQRVRSLLGSEYLKKIQFGDIAKNIEPLPKVPENLSGLDSSLPIVAALVDQLEVAKKAVDLAKSQTRASPQLQVWTTKGREVYGVPYQQSVAVGLRIPFGSDARNTNRLASATAEMVDSEVRLSYERESALSNVESNVALVKSAKMKLGAADKRSNLANETRQFFDKSFRFGETDLPTRLRIELEAVDANRQAAIAKINYAVSVSNLRQALGLLPE, from the coding sequence ATGTTGCGAGAGTATTCGGGCGTAGTTCGTCGCTGCGTCATTCAATTTACTGGATTGGTTTTTATATTGGGGTCGCCAATAGCGCTGGCTAATGGCGAGCGCAAAGCCGAGTCGGCCTTAAAGTCCTTCTATGAATCTTCATGGGAGCGCCAACCTGACTATAAGTCCTATCAGTATCGAGTAGAGGCCGCGCTTGCTAAGCAAAAAATTGCTAGCAGCCTTTTGGTAAGCCCAGCTTCGGTGGAAGTGTCGCAAAAGACCGATAGAACTAACAGTAATCAAGGCGCTAGTGAAACCATACTGGGTTTAGATATCCCCCTTTGGTTATGGAATGAGCGGTCAAGCTCAATTAATTTAGCGGATGCAGAATATAAAAAGCTTTTGTCTCAATACTATCTATCCCAATTGAGAGTTGCGGCCGAAGTAAGGGATGCCTATTGGAATTACCAGAAATCAAAAATTGAGTCTGATTTAGCGCTACGCAGAAATGAGAATGCAAAGAGCTTAGCTCTTGATGTTGAAAAGAGATTTAAGGCTGGAGACTTATCTCGCGCAGATCTTCATCAGGCTAATGGGGCTCTCGCATCATCAGAAGCTTTTTTGGTCGAAGCGCAGGCCAACGTCATTAATGCTGAGCAAAGGGTGCGTTCTTTATTGGGAAGTGAGTATCTCAAGAAAATTCAATTCGGTGACATTGCTAAAAATATTGAACCGTTACCCAAGGTTCCTGAAAACCTGTCAGGACTAGATTCTAGTTTGCCAATCGTTGCAGCACTTGTAGACCAGTTAGAGGTTGCTAAAAAAGCGGTTGACTTAGCAAAGTCTCAAACTCGGGCATCCCCACAATTGCAAGTATGGACTACTAAGGGCCGTGAAGTCTATGGCGTTCCCTATCAGCAATCAGTTGCTGTTGGATTAAGAATTCCTTTTGGCTCTGATGCTCGCAATACCAATAGATTGGCCAGCGCTACAGCTGAGATGGTCGATTCAGAGGTTCGATTGTCCTATGAGCGAGAGTCTGCATTAAGTAATGTGGAATCAAATGTGGCTTTGGTGAAGTCGGCAAAAATGAAGCTTGGCGCTGCAGATAAGAGGTCTAACCTAGCCAATGAAACACGTCAATTTTTTGACAAATCATTTCGCTTTGGTGAAACCGATTTGCCCACAAGACTACGTATTGAGCTAGAAGCAGTGGATGCAAATAGACAGGCTGCGATTGCAAAAATCAATTACGCAGTCTCAGTTTCAAATTTACGACAGGCCCTTGGCCTGTTACCAGAGTAA
- a CDS encoding DUF3147 family protein, which yields MAWIITKYLLTAGMVVFISEIAKRSDRLGGFIAALPLMTLLTLTWLYIENQSEEKIANHAYYTFWYVIPTLPMFLLFPYLLPKLGFWMTMATCVVAAVICFGLFSLVMKSVGIELL from the coding sequence ATGGCTTGGATCATTACCAAATACTTACTCACTGCAGGAATGGTTGTATTCATTTCTGAGATAGCTAAGCGGAGCGATAGGTTAGGTGGCTTTATAGCAGCTCTGCCACTGATGACTTTACTAACACTTACTTGGCTATATATTGAAAACCAATCTGAAGAGAAGATAGCAAACCATGCCTATTACACCTTTTGGTATGTAATACCTACCTTACCAATGTTCTTACTGTTTCCATACCTACTTCCAAAGCTAGGCTTCTGGATGACCATGGCCACGTGTGTAGTAGCGGCAGTTATCTGTTTTGGCTTATTTTCCTTAGTGATGAAAAGCGTTGGGATTGAGCTGCTGTAG
- a CDS encoding site-specific integrase, translating to MAQAKTLSDAELQRALDYAASTKAAVRNRAILLLTHWAGMRIGEVASVRYSDVLNADKQVLSEIHLAANQTKGSKSRVVLLSERMQQELAIYIAAHPPKDMNRPLFPTQRALGFTPNTLTHVINGLYRQAGLNGATSHSGRRGFLTRLSEKGVSVRVMMQLAGHSQMSTTQRYIDTRPDILRNAVELI from the coding sequence ATGGCACAAGCAAAAACATTAAGTGATGCAGAATTACAGCGAGCACTAGACTACGCAGCGAGCACCAAAGCAGCAGTGCGTAATCGCGCAATACTGCTGTTAACGCACTGGGCGGGTATGCGAATAGGTGAAGTAGCAAGTGTGCGCTACAGCGACGTTTTAAACGCGGATAAACAGGTGTTAAGCGAGATTCACTTAGCTGCAAATCAGACCAAGGGCTCTAAAAGTAGGGTAGTGCTGTTATCAGAGCGTATGCAACAGGAACTTGCCATCTATATCGCAGCGCATCCACCAAAAGACATGAATCGTCCATTGTTCCCCACACAAAGGGCTTTGGGATTCACACCAAACACCTTAACGCATGTGATTAACGGCTTATATCGTCAAGCAGGGCTTAATGGCGCTACTAGCCATAGTGGTCGCCGTGGCTTTTTGACACGACTCAGTGAGAAGGGGGTGTCAGTAAGGGTCATGATGCAGTTGGCAGGTCACAGTCAAATGTCCACCACGCAGCGCTATATTGATACTCGTCCCGATATCCTGCGTAATGCGGTGGAGCTGATTTAG
- a CDS encoding DUF6641 family protein — MMAMLENLNTFKLTDAKRPKNQPPVVQRRNKLISKLWEQLELAKAKHSGKDFVVKRYKNVKDLEGNIKSIEKPKRIKPWWFTSNTGTLCINVFYGSKLLDLANGKTAVEATNLANVIEVLELLKREAEIGTFDAAIEAASLQLRSRFELKIPKTSQKSKVLTDSNTQTAFINK, encoded by the coding sequence ATGATGGCAATGCTAGAGAACCTGAATACCTTCAAATTGACCGATGCAAAAAGGCCTAAAAACCAGCCCCCTGTAGTGCAGCGTAGAAACAAGCTGATTAGCAAGTTATGGGAACAGCTGGAATTGGCCAAAGCAAAACATAGCGGTAAAGACTTTGTCGTAAAGCGCTACAAAAACGTTAAGGATCTAGAAGGCAATATCAAGAGCATCGAAAAGCCTAAACGTATCAAACCTTGGTGGTTTACCAGCAACACTGGAACACTTTGTATCAATGTTTTTTATGGCAGCAAGCTTTTAGATCTAGCTAATGGCAAAACCGCAGTTGAGGCCACTAATCTTGCTAACGTCATTGAAGTTCTAGAACTACTCAAGCGTGAAGCGGAGATCGGCACGTTTGATGCGGCCATTGAGGCAGCAAGCTTACAGCTGCGCAGCCGCTTTGAATTGAAAATCCCGAAAACGAGTCAAAAGAGTAAGGTTCTGACCGATTCCAATACGCAAACCGCATTCATAAATAAATGA
- a CDS encoding DUF6876 family protein, which yields MNPSKTQLLNHLEQFYGTQYYYPLWPKVFLTDGAQFLAQEAACYWLMDAIASHIVHLPKAEVFVSCKLIVYNDKAELQLDDGNGNVLATQKIAYTTFPLDSIVLYACWDSERWILMLPTEY from the coding sequence ATGAATCCATCTAAAACCCAGCTTTTGAATCATTTGGAGCAATTTTATGGAACGCAGTACTACTACCCTCTATGGCCTAAAGTCTTTCTAACGGATGGCGCCCAGTTTCTGGCACAAGAAGCGGCCTGCTATTGGCTGATGGATGCCATAGCTAGTCATATTGTTCATTTACCAAAAGCAGAAGTATTTGTCAGCTGCAAGTTAATTGTCTATAACGATAAGGCTGAACTACAACTAGACGATGGCAATGGCAACGTACTAGCCACACAGAAGATTGCCTATACGACCTTCCCCTTGGACTCCATAGTGCTGTATGCGTGCTGGGATAGTGAGCGTTGGATCTTAATGCTTCCTACCGAGTATTAG